A genomic window from Paramormyrops kingsleyae isolate MSU_618 chromosome 23, PKINGS_0.4, whole genome shotgun sequence includes:
- the LOC111839717 gene encoding chromodomain-helicase-DNA-binding protein 4-like isoform X1, translating into MSASEDDREDTAPFPDRSVVPDEEDEEDEDEDVVYEEETISQRRKKNAKKSRETVTGKRLRPRKEDLVSSSAEEAPAVGGGQRGGESGEGAVGSETEGSDYTPGKKRRRRGSIVKRRGTNGEKDKATTGTNGGKGKKKEPEEEEEDEEEEDDDEDSQEPKSSSQLLDQWGMEDIDHVFTQEDYRTLTNYKAFSQFIRPLIAAKNPKIAVSKMMMVLGAKWREFSTNSPLRGSATGVAVPNTGLQGEPSARVTVGESTAPPTTPTAPPPPVPVIRKAKTKEGKGPNARKKVKSQEKKGKAKKVASAKIKAGSVGSKRKRSSSEDDDESDADNGGSVGVSVTEGSSRSSSRLKKNPKSGKKKKKAEDDAEGYETDHQDYCEVCQQGGEIILCDTCPRAYHMVCLDPEMEKAPEGTWSCPHCEKEGVQWEAREDGSDASEDPEPQEDDNHMEFCRVCKDGGELLCCDSCPSSYHLRCLNPPLASIPDGEWVCPRCKCPPLKGKVQKILTWRWSDPPAHKPVPRPSNLPADAPDPLLPASRPEREFFVKWSNMSYWHCSWVSELQLEIYCQMMIRMYQRKNDMEEPPAVDFGGDGDEEKSMKRKNKDPHFAKMEEKFFRFGIKMEWMVIHRILNHRIDKKNNINYLIKWKDLPYDQATWEMENIDIPDFDTYKQQYWNHRELMLGDDGRPAKLKLKGKMRQSERPPKSPALDPTVKFEQQPEYLDRTGGTLHPYQLEGLNWLRFSWAQGTDTILADEMGLGKTIQTVVFLYSLYKEGHSKGPFLVSAPLSTVINWEREFELWAPDMYVVTYVGDKDSRAVIRENEFTFDDNAIRGGKKASKMKKEASVKFHVLLTSYELITIDIASLGSISWACLVVDEAHRLKNNQSKFFRLLSNYSLKYKLLLTGTPLQNNLDELFHLLNFLTPERFSNLEGFLEEFADIAKEDQIKKLHDLLGPHMLRRLKADVFKHMPAKTELIVRVELSPMQKKYYKFILTRNFGALNTRGGGNQVSLLNVMMDLKKCCNHPYLFPKAAMEAPKMLNGMYEGGSLTKASGKLLLLQKMLKKLKEGDHRVLIFSQMTKMLDLLEDFLENDGYKYERLDGSITGTMRQEAIDRFNAPGAQQFVFLLSTRAGGLGINLATADTVIIYDSDWNPHNDIQAFSRAHRIGQNKKVMIYRFVTKASVEERVTQVAKKKMMLTHLVVRPGLGSKTGSMSKQELDDILKFGTEELFKDENGEGENKEDDSSVIHYDDKAIERLLDRNQDATDDTEIQSMNDYLSSFKVAQYVVKDEKDTDEEVQQELARLEENAEPDYWEKLLRHHYEHYQEDLARHLGKGKRKRKQVNYSDGAQDDRDWQDDQSDYQSDYSVASEEGDEDFDERSEVSSRRPNRKGLRNEKEKSLSPLMARVGGNVEVLGFNARQRKAFLNAVMRYGMPPQNAFTAQWVVRDLRGKSDEEFKAYVALFMRHLCEPIAERVETFADGVPREGLSRQHVLTRIGVMSLIRRKVQEFEHTNGQWSMPGMLEHEESRKAAHSDPPGNPKTASSGTPAKTQASTAPTDEPPKPSDSEKEPLEGHGKPEAGAGRESKEARMEEPEVITVPDETKSAASSGKDKDRQGEEAGSATEKKSERDEDQGLEDTEKKRESSDAKSDGPSAKTEESEMKGPSADSKKAAKPEKDSQAQADDRDPKDVKDRGVLEGASKLQNGGTFKEGATSASEEKKPVKHKFMFNIADGGFTELHALWQNEERAATVTKKTNEIWHRRHDYWLLAGIIQHGYARWQDIQGDARYTILNEPFKGELNRANFMEVKNRFLARRFKLLEQALVIEEQLRRAAFLNLSEGPSQFPTGLSSRFSEPEHPTESHQHHKESGSVSKSSSAVLHKGHSSTATEKSGKNGGNLGKVLRQLEELLSDMKADVTRLPATIARISPAAARTSVSDKHSEAAGS; encoded by the exons ATGTCAGCGAGTGAGGATGACAGGGAGGACACCGCACCGTTCCCGGACCGGTCGGTGGTACCAG ATGAGGAAGACgaggaggatgaagatgaagacGTAGTTTATGAGGAGGAAACGATTTCACAGAGGAGAAAGAAGAATGCAAAGAAAAGCCGTGAGACTGTCACTGGCAAGAGACTGAGGCCCCGCAAAGAG GATCTGGTTAGCAGCTCTGCGGAGGAAGCGCCGGCCGTTggtggggggcagaggggtggagagagtggggagggggctgtGGGCTCTGAGACAGAGGGAAGCGACTACACTCCAGgcaagaagaggaggaggagagggagcaTTGTGAAAAGGAGGGGGACAAATGGAGAGAAGGATAAAGCGACTACAGGGACCAATGGAGGAAAAGGGAAAAAGAAAGAGCctgaagaggaagaagaggatgaggaagaggaggatgacgATGAAGACAGCCAG GAGCCCAAATCATCCTCCCAGCTGCTGGACCAGTGGGGCATGGAGGACATCGATCATGTGTTCACCCAGGAGGACTACCGCACACTCACCAACTACAAGGCCTTCAGCCAGTTCATCAG ACCCCTCATTGCAGCTAAAAACCCCAAGATTGCCGTGTCCAAGATGATGATGGTGCTCGGGGCAAAATGGCGCGAGTTCAGCACCAACAGTCCCCTGCGTGGATCAGCCACCGGGGTCGCAGTGCCCAACACcggcctgcagggggagccttCGGCACGAGTTACTGTGGGTGAATCCACTGCTCCCCCCACCACTCCgactgctcctcctcctcctgtgcCAGTCATACGCAAGGCCAAGACTAAGGAAGGAAAAG GCCCGAATGCGCGTAAGAAGGTCAAGTCCCAGGAGAAGAAGGGAAAGGCCAAGAAGGTGGCTTCTGCCAAGATCAAAGCGGGCTCTGTCGGCAGCAAGAGGAAGCGCTCTTCT AGCGAGGACGATGATGAGAGTGACGCCGACAACGGCGGCTCTGTGGGCGTGTCCGTGACGGAGGGATCTAGCAGGAGCAGCAGCCGCTTGAAGAAAAATCCCAAGAGCggcaagaagaaaaagaaag CAGAAGACGATGCCGAGGGCTACGAGACGGACCATCAGGACTATTGTGAGGTTTGCCAGCAGGGCGGCGAGATCATCCTGTGCGACACCTGCCCCCGTGCATACCACATGGTGTGTCTGGATCCTGAAATGGAGAAAGCCCCTGAGGGAACCTGGAGCTGCCCCCACTGT GAGAAAGAGGGCGTGCAGTGGGAGGCCCGGGAGGATGGCTCGGACGCCTCCGAGGACCCGGAGCCCCAGGAGGACGACAACCACATGGAGTTCTGCCGGGTGTGCAAAGATGGCGGCGAGCTGCTGTGCTGTGACTCATGTCCCTCGTCGTACCACCTTCGCTGCCTCAACCCGCCCCTGGCCAGCATCCCTGACGGCGAGTGGGTCTGCCCTCGATGCAAG TGTCCACCTCTGAAGGGAAAAGTCCAAAAGATCCTAACGTGGCGCTGGAGTGATCCACCGGCCCATAAGCCTGTTCCCCGCCCCTCCAATCTCCCAGCTGATGCCCCTGACCCTTTGCTCCCAGCCAGTCGGCCCGAGAGGGAGTTTTTTGTCAAATGGAGCAACATGTCTTACTGGCACTGCTCATGGGTGTCAGAGCTACAG CTTGAGATCTACTGTCAGATGATGATCCGGATGTACCAGCGCAAGAATGACATGGAAGAACCCCCGGCTGTGGACTTTGGTGGTGATGGGGATGAGGAGAAGAGCATGAAAAGGAAGAACAAAGACCCTCACTTTGCCAAGATGGAGGAAAAGTTCTTCCGGTTTGGCATCAAAATGGAATGGATGGTGATCCATCGCATCCTCAATCACAG GATAGATAAGAAGAACAACATCAATTACCTGATAAAGTGGAAGGACTTGCCCTATGACCAGGCTACATGGGAGATGGAGAACATCGATATTCCTGATTTCGATACGTACAAGCAGCAGTACTGGAACCACAG GGAGCTGATGCTCGGTGACGACGGCAGGCCGGCGAAGCTGAAGCTGAAGGGGAAAATGCGGCAGTCTGAGCGGCCACCCAAGAGCCCCGCCCTGGAC CCCACCGTGAAGTTCGAGCAGCAGCCAGAGTACCTGGACCGGACCGGGGGCACGCTGCACCCCTACCAGCTGGAGGGGCTGAACTGGCTGCGCTTCTCCTGGGCCCAGGGCACTGACACCATCCTGGCGGATGAGATGGGGCTGGGCAAGACCATCCAGACCGTCGTCTTCCTCTATTCTCTCTACAAAGAG GGTCACTCAAAGGGGCCATTCCTGGTGAGCGCCCCTCTCTCTACCGTCATCAACTGGGAGCGTGAGTTCGAGCTCTGGGCTCCTGACATGTATGTGGTCACCTACGTGGGCGATAAAGACAGCCGTGCCGTGATTCGTGAGAACGAGTTCACTTTTGACGACAACGCCATCAGGGGCGGGAAGAAGGCCTCCAAAATGAAG AAAGAGGCGTCTGTGAAGTTCCACGTTCTTCTGACATCCTATGAGCTCATCACCATTGACATTGCAAGTCTGGGCTCCATCAGCTGGGCGTGTCTGGTGGTGGACGAGGCTCACCGGCTGAAGAACAACCAGTCCAAA TTCTTCAGGCTGCTCAGTAACTATTCCCTGAAGTACAAGCTGCTACTGACGGGAACCCCTCTGCAGAACAACCTGGACGAGCTCTTCCACCTGCTGAACTTCCTGACCCCTGAACGATTCAG TAACTTAGAGGGCTTCCTGGAGGAGTTTGCAGATATCGCCAAGGAGGACCAGATAAAAAAGCTGCACGATCTGTTGGGACCACACATGCTGCGCAGACTGAAAGCTGACGTCTTCAAGCACATGCCGGCCAAAACGGAGCTCATTGTTCGTGTGGAGCTGAGTCCCATGCAGAA GAAGTACTACAAATTCATCCTCACGCGTAATTTTGGGGCCCTGAACACTCGTGGAGGAGGAAACCAGGTGTCCCTTCTCAACGTGATGATGGACCTTAAGAAGTGCTGCAACCATCCTTATCTCTTCCCTAAAGCAGCCATG GAAGCACCCAAGATGCTTAATGGAATGTATGAAGGTGGCTCCCTGACCAAAGCATCCGggaaactgctactgctgcagaaGATGCTGAAGAAGCTGAAGGAAGGTGACCATAGGGTGCTGATCTTCTCACAG ATGACTAAGATGCTGGATCTACTGGAAGACTTCCTGGAGAATGACGGCTACAAATATGAGAGACTTGATGGGAGCATCACTGGAACCATGAGACAAGAGGCCATTGATAGGTTCAACG CTCCTGGAGCTCAACAGTTTGTCTTTCTGCTGTCAACAAGGGCTGGCGGTTTGGGTATAAACCTCGCCACGGCTGACACGGTCATCATTTATGACTCTGACTGGAATCCACACAACGACATTCAG GCCTTCAGCCGTGCTCACCGCATTGGTCAGAATAAGAAGGTCATGATTTACCGCTTTGTGACTAAAGCCTCCGTGGAGGAGAGGGTCACTCAG GTAGCAAAGAAGAAGATGATGTTGACCCACTTGGTTGTGCGTCCTGGGCTGGGCTCGAAGACCGGCTCCATGTCCAAGCAGGAGTTGGACGACATCCTCAAATTTGGCACTGAGGAGCTTTTCAAAGATGAAAATGGAGAAG GAGAGAACAAGGAGGATGACAGCAGTGTAATCCACTATGACGACAAGGCGATTGAGCGCCTGCTGGATCGCAACCAGGATGCCACGGACGACACTGAGATCCAGAGCATGAATGACTATTTGAGCTCTTTCAAGGTGGCCCAGTATGTGGTGAAGGATGAGAAGGACACA GACGAGGAGGTGCAGCAGGAGCTGGCCCGGCTGGAGGAGAACGCCGAGCCGGACTACTGGGAAAAGCTGCTGAGACATCACTACGAGCACTACCAGGAGGACCTGGCGCGCCACCTGGGCAAGGGCAAGCGCAAGCGCAAGCAGGTCAACTACAGCGATGGGGCACAGGATGACCGAG ACTGGCAGGACGACCAGTCGGACTATCAGTCCGATTATTCTGTGGCTTCAGAGGAGGGAGATGAGGACTTTGATGAGCGTTCAGAAG TGAGCTCCCGCCGGCCCAACAGGAAAGGCCTGAGGAATGAGAAGGAGAAGTCCCTGTCTCCCCTGATGGCCCGAGTGGGCGGCAATGTCGAG GTGTTGGGCTTTAACGCCCGCCAGAGGAAGGCCTTCCTGAATGCAGTGATGCGTTATGGGATGCCCCCCCAGAATGCCTTCACTGCGCAGTGGGTAGTCAGGGACCTGCGTGGGAAATCTGATGAGGAGTTCAA GGCCTACGTTGCCCTCTTCATGCGGCACCTCTGTGAGCCCATCGCTGAGCGCGTAGAGACCTTCGCCGATGGCGTCCCTCGAGAGGGCCTGTCACGGCAGCACGTGCTGACGCGCATCGGCGTGATGTCCCTCATCCGCAGGAAG GTGCAGGAGTTTGAGCACACAAACGGTCAGTGGTCCATGCCCGGGATGCTGGAGCATGAGGAGAGCAGGAAGGCGGCGCATTCAGACCCTCCTGGGAACCCGAAGACGGCCTCCTCTGGAACGCCGGCGAAGACCCAGGCCAGCACTGCCCCTACAG ATGAGCCTCCCAAACCGTCGGATAGTGAGAAGGAGCCGCTGGAGGGACATGGGAAGCCTGAggcgggggctgggagggagagCAAAGAGGCACGGATGGAGGAGCCCGAG GTCATAACAGTTCCTGATGAGACCAAATCAGCCGCGTCTTCCGGAAAGGACAAAGATCGCCAGGGGGAGGAAGCGGGCTCAGCcacagaaaagaaaagtgaaagAGATGAGGATCAGGGGCTGGAGGACACGGAGAAGAAAAGGGAGTCCTCAGACGCGAAGTCAGACGGGCCCAGCGCCAAAACGGAGGAGTCAGAGATGAAAG GTCCATCAGCAGACAGCAAGAAGGCGGCCAAACCTGAAAAAGACAGCCAGGCTCAGGCTGATGACAGAG ATCCAAAGGATGTGAAAGATCGGGGCGTCCTGGAGGGAGCCTCGAAGCTACAGAACGGAGGGACGTTTAAAGAGGGAGCGACGAGTGCAAGCGAGGAGAAGAAGCCAGTGAAACACAAATTCATGTTCAACATTGCAGATGGAGGCTTCACAG AGCTCCACGCGCTGTGGCAGAATGAGGAGAGGGCCGCCACCGTCACCAAGAAGACCAATGAGATCTGGCACCGGCGGCACGACTACTGGCTACTGGCGGGCATCATACA ACATGGTTATGCCCGCTGGCAGGATATCCAGGGTGATGCCAGGTACACCATCCTCAACGAGCCCTTCAAGGGTGAGCTGAACCGGGCCAACTTCATGGAGGTTAAGAACAGATTTCTGGCCCGCAGGTTCAAG CTCCTGGAGCAGGCGCTGGTGATCGAGGAGCAGCTCCGCAGAGCCGCCTTCCTGAACTTGTCTGAGGGTCCTTCCCAGTTCCCCACAGGCCTCAGCTCACGTTTCAGCGAGCCCGAACACCCCACAGAGTCCCACCAGCACCACAAAGAGTCTGGCTCTGTCAGCAAGTCCTCCAGCGCTGTCCTGCATAAAG GTCATTCTTCTACAGCCACTGAAAAATCTGGGAAAAATGGAGGCAACCTAGGAAAAG TGCTGAGGCAGCTGGAGGAGTTACTTAGCGACATGAAGGCAGATGTCACCCGTCTCCCGGCAACCATCGCCCGGATATCCCCCGCCGCCGCCAGGACATCGGTGTCAGACAAACATTCGGAGGCGGCCGGGTCCTGA